Proteins from one Bacteroides zhangwenhongii genomic window:
- a CDS encoding HigA family addiction module antitoxin: MIEVKGIDPKMIANNIDPYEPTHPGELIKDEIEFRGISQKKLADRMGASYTVVNDIINCKRAVNPQYALLFEAALGIPAHILTGLQADFDMLNAKRNQAFAKRLENIRKVAALL, encoded by the coding sequence ATGATTGAAGTAAAAGGAATAGATCCTAAAATGATTGCAAACAACATCGACCCTTATGAGCCGACTCATCCTGGAGAACTGATCAAAGATGAAATCGAGTTTCGTGGTATATCACAAAAGAAACTTGCTGATAGAATGGGGGCGTCATATACTGTTGTAAATGATATTATTAACTGTAAACGTGCTGTAAACCCTCAATATGCTCTTTTGTTTGAAGCTGCATTGGGTATTCCTGCGCATATTCTTACAGGTTTGCAGGCTGATTTTGATATGCTTAATGCTAAGCGTAACCAGGCTTTCGCCAAACGTCTCGAAAACATTCGGAAGGTTGCCGCATTGCTATAA
- the dinB gene encoding DNA polymerase IV — MTHRKILHIDMDAFYASVEQRDNPELRGKPLAVGHAEERGVVAAASYEARRYGVRSAMSSQKAKRLCPQLIFVHGRMDVYKAVSRQIHEIFHEYTDIIEPLSLDEAFLDVTENKKGISLAVDIAKEIKQKIREQLNLVASAGVSYNKFLAKIASDYRKPDGLCTIHPEQALDFIARLPIESFWGVGPVTAKKMHLLGIRNGLQLRKCSLEMLTAHFGKVGALYYECARGIDERPVEAVRIRKSIGCERTLERDISTRSSVIIELYHVAVELVERLNHKDFKGNTLTLKIKFHDFSQITRSLTQPQELTTLDRILPLAKELLKSVEYEQHPIRLIGLSVSNPKEEADEQHGVWEQLSFEFSDWD, encoded by the coding sequence ATGACTCATAGAAAGATTCTACATATCGACATGGATGCTTTTTACGCCTCAGTAGAACAGCGTGATAATCCTGAACTTCGTGGCAAGCCTTTGGCGGTAGGTCATGCAGAGGAGAGGGGAGTTGTGGCTGCTGCCAGCTATGAAGCCCGGCGTTATGGTGTCCGTTCGGCGATGTCCTCCCAAAAGGCGAAACGCCTTTGCCCGCAGTTGATCTTTGTGCATGGGCGGATGGATGTCTATAAAGCAGTTTCCCGGCAGATACATGAAATCTTCCATGAGTATACGGATATTATTGAACCTCTTTCTTTAGATGAGGCTTTTCTGGATGTGACGGAGAATAAGAAAGGCATTTCATTGGCAGTGGACATAGCCAAAGAAATAAAGCAAAAGATTCGTGAACAGCTCAATCTCGTTGCGTCTGCCGGAGTTTCTTATAATAAATTCCTGGCTAAAATAGCTTCAGACTATCGCAAACCGGACGGATTATGTACCATTCATCCGGAACAAGCGCTTGATTTTATCGCTCGTCTCCCTATCGAATCATTTTGGGGAGTAGGCCCTGTGACCGCCAAGAAAATGCATCTACTCGGCATTCGCAACGGGCTCCAACTACGGAAATGCTCTTTGGAAATGCTGACAGCGCATTTTGGAAAGGTAGGGGCTCTTTATTACGAATGTGCACGGGGGATTGATGAACGTCCGGTGGAGGCTGTCCGTATTCGTAAATCTATCGGATGCGAACGTACATTGGAGCGGGATATCTCTACCCGTTCATCGGTGATTATCGAACTATATCATGTGGCGGTGGAGCTCGTCGAACGACTCAACCATAAAGATTTCAAAGGAAACACCCTAACGCTGAAAATCAAGTTTCATGATTTTAGTCAGATAACCCGAAGTCTTACCCAGCCGCAAGAGTTAACAACCTTGGACCGTATACTTCCGCTTGCAAAAGAATTGCTTAAAAGTGTAGAATATGAACAGCACCCGATTCGCCTTATCGGACTTTCCGTCTCTAATCCGAAGGAGGAAGCCGATGAACAACACGGCGTTTGGGAACAGTTGAGTTTTGAATTTAGTGATTGGGATTGA
- a CDS encoding type II toxin-antitoxin system RelE/ParE family toxin has protein sequence MIVTFDKDYLQQLYEKGKCDDKKHRFQPDIVKRYKKGIDYLKRVNKIEELFLLPSLHYEVLKGNKTDISSIRVNDQYRIEFTVSETVETVITVCNVLELSNHCK, from the coding sequence ATGATAGTAACATTCGATAAGGACTATTTGCAACAACTTTACGAAAAAGGCAAATGCGATGACAAGAAGCATCGTTTTCAGCCCGACATAGTGAAAAGATATAAAAAAGGAATCGATTACCTTAAACGGGTAAATAAAATCGAAGAACTATTTTTGCTGCCCTCTTTGCATTATGAAGTCCTGAAAGGTAATAAGACGGACATTTCGTCAATCCGTGTGAACGACCAATATCGTATTGAATTTACTGTAAGTGAAACTGTCGAAACTGTTATTACCGTATGTAATGTCCTTGAATTGTCAAACCATTGTAAATAA
- a CDS encoding heparinase II/III domain-containing protein: protein MNRMKHLLCVLLVAALGSFTFKANAYTERNMLQKAADESTLKNVLVMKQAWVPYPAYTDRAAWDSLMGPNKQRLIEAGEKLLNYKWQLIPATAYLEYERSGNRKVMEVPYDDNRRALNTLMLAELAEGKGRFIDQLLNGAYMSCEMNSWVLSAHLPRQSSKRSLPDFREQIIDLGSGGYGALMAWVHYFFRKPFDKINPVVSLQMRKAIKERILDPYMNDDEMWWMAFNWQPGEIINNWNPWCNSNALQCFLLMENNKDKLAKAVYRSMKSVDKFINFVKSDGACEEGTSYWGHAAGKLYDYLQILSDGTGGKISLFNEPMIRRMGEYMSRSYVGNGWVVNFADASAQGGGDPLLIYRFGKAVSSDEMMHFAAYLLNGRKPYATMGNDAFRSLQSLLCCNDLEKATPKHDMPDVTWYPETEFCYMKNKNGMLLAAKGGFNNESHNHNDVGTFSLYVNTIPVFIDAGVGTYTKQTFGKDRYTIWTMQSNYHNLPMINGVPQKFGQQYKATNTVCNEKKRIFSADIATAYPAEAKVKSWIRSYALDDRKLMITDNYTLNEALAPNQLNFLTWGKVSFPSPGKVRVEVKGQKVELDYPSQFKAELETIKLDDPRLSNVWGKEIYRITLKTEEKKATGNYKFVIQQVK, encoded by the coding sequence ATGAATCGAATGAAACATTTGCTTTGTGTTCTTTTAGTAGCCGCTTTAGGAAGTTTCACTTTCAAAGCCAATGCTTACACCGAACGCAATATGCTGCAAAAAGCGGCAGACGAATCTACATTGAAAAATGTGTTAGTGATGAAACAAGCGTGGGTGCCTTATCCTGCTTATACGGATCGTGCCGCTTGGGATTCGCTGATGGGTCCCAACAAACAACGTCTTATCGAAGCCGGTGAAAAACTTCTCAACTACAAATGGCAACTGATTCCTGCCACCGCTTATTTGGAATACGAGCGTAGCGGCAACCGAAAAGTGATGGAGGTTCCTTACGACGATAATCGTAGAGCACTTAATACCCTGATGCTTGCCGAACTGGCGGAGGGAAAGGGACGCTTTATCGACCAACTTCTCAATGGAGCTTATATGAGCTGCGAAATGAATTCATGGGTTTTATCTGCACACTTGCCCCGTCAGAGCAGTAAACGTTCGCTTCCCGATTTCCGCGAACAGATTATTGATTTGGGCTCAGGGGGGTATGGAGCCTTGATGGCGTGGGTACACTATTTTTTCCGTAAGCCATTCGATAAGATCAATCCTGTAGTATCCCTACAAATGCGTAAAGCAATCAAAGAACGTATTCTCGATCCTTATATGAATGATGATGAAATGTGGTGGATGGCTTTCAACTGGCAACCGGGAGAAATTATCAATAACTGGAATCCTTGGTGTAATTCCAATGCTTTGCAATGTTTCCTCCTGATGGAAAATAATAAGGACAAGCTGGCCAAAGCCGTTTATCGTTCTATGAAGTCAGTGGATAAATTCATTAATTTCGTAAAGTCCGATGGCGCTTGTGAAGAAGGAACCTCTTATTGGGGACATGCTGCCGGAAAACTCTATGATTATCTCCAAATTCTTTCCGATGGTACAGGAGGCAAGATATCCTTGTTTAATGAACCGATGATTCGCCGGATGGGTGAATATATGTCCCGTTCCTACGTAGGCAATGGCTGGGTAGTGAACTTCGCCGATGCTTCGGCACAGGGTGGGGGTGACCCTCTGTTGATTTACCGTTTCGGTAAAGCGGTCAGCAGTGATGAAATGATGCATTTTGCAGCTTACTTGCTGAATGGCAGAAAGCCGTATGCTACTATGGGCAATGACGCTTTCCGTTCCCTTCAATCCCTGCTTTGCTGTAATGACCTGGAAAAAGCGACCCCGAAACACGATATGCCGGATGTTACTTGGTATCCCGAAACTGAATTCTGCTACATGAAAAATAAGAATGGTATGCTGCTCGCTGCCAAAGGCGGATTCAATAATGAAAGCCATAACCATAATGATGTAGGAACGTTCTCTTTGTATGTAAACACGATTCCTGTATTTATTGATGCCGGAGTCGGTACCTATACCAAGCAGACGTTCGGAAAAGACCGTTATACTATCTGGACCATGCAAAGCAATTATCATAACTTACCGATGATAAACGGAGTTCCGCAAAAATTCGGTCAACAATATAAAGCGACCAATACTGTTTGCAATGAAAAGAAGCGTATTTTTTCTGCAGATATTGCCACAGCTTATCCGGCAGAAGCAAAAGTAAAGAGTTGGATTCGTTCGTATGCATTGGACGACCGTAAACTGATGATTACGGACAACTATACATTGAATGAGGCACTGGCTCCCAATCAACTTAATTTCCTGACTTGGGGAAAGGTTAGCTTTCCTTCTCCCGGCAAAGTGCGTGTTGAAGTGAAAGGACAGAAAGTAGAGTTGGATTATCCGTCTCAGTTTAAAGCAGAACTGGAAACTATTAAATTGGATGATCCCCGCCTTTCTAATGTTTGGGGCAAGGAGATTTATCGCATCACACTGAAGACAGAAGAAAAGAAAGCGACTGGGAACTATAAGTTTGTCATTCAACAAGTGAAGTAA